A stretch of Bradyrhizobium sp. AZCC 2262 DNA encodes these proteins:
- a CDS encoding HlyD family secretion protein, producing the protein MTSSRMTTILAALALAAVLTGCNERRDPGFQGWVEADMIFVSPDETGRVTKLNVREGDEVKPGDLLYFVDDDLQQADLNQNKATLANAQQTFDRASSLSKTGSGTQANLDSATSALRVAEARVNTSETRLARRRGFAPVGGTIQQIYFREGEMVPAQRPVLSIMPPGNMKLRFFVPETELPKLSIGDEVRVTCDNCAADLTAKIYFIATTAEYTPPVIYSLDERNKLVYLIQARPSRPDVLRVGQPISVFLNPRTPMADKR; encoded by the coding sequence ATGACCTCGTCGCGAATGACGACAATTCTGGCCGCGCTGGCGCTCGCCGCCGTGCTCACCGGCTGCAACGAACGCAGGGACCCGGGTTTTCAGGGCTGGGTTGAGGCCGACATGATCTTCGTCAGTCCGGATGAAACCGGCCGTGTCACAAAACTCAATGTGCGCGAGGGAGACGAGGTCAAACCCGGCGATCTCCTCTATTTCGTCGACGACGATTTGCAGCAGGCCGACCTCAATCAGAACAAGGCGACGCTCGCCAACGCGCAGCAGACCTTTGACCGCGCATCGTCGCTGAGCAAGACCGGCTCCGGTACGCAGGCCAACCTCGATTCGGCGACCTCGGCGTTGCGTGTTGCGGAAGCGCGCGTCAACACTTCCGAGACCCGGTTGGCGCGGCGGCGCGGCTTTGCGCCGGTCGGCGGCACCATCCAGCAGATCTATTTCCGCGAAGGCGAAATGGTGCCGGCGCAGCGGCCGGTGCTGTCGATCATGCCGCCCGGCAACATGAAGCTGCGTTTCTTCGTGCCGGAAACGGAATTGCCAAAACTCTCGATCGGTGACGAGGTGAGGGTGACCTGCGACAATTGCGCGGCCGATCTCACCGCAAAAATCTATTTCATCGCGACCACGGCGGAATATACCCCGCCGGTGATCTACAGCCTCGATGAGCGCAACAAGCTGGTCTACCTGATCCAGGCGCGGCCGAGCCGGCCCGATGTCCTGCGCGTCGGCCAGCCGATCAGCGTGTTTCTCAACCCTCGAACGCCGATGGCGGACAAGCGATGA
- a CDS encoding DUF488 domain-containing protein, with the protein MARRAKRLFTIGYEQTPPKAVLDELEAAGVKLLVDVRAVASSRRPGFSKNQLAAGLDERGISYLHLKGLGTPKSGREAARSGKFSLLHKIYSAHLKTAQAKEQLDELSALVNKSGPVCILCYERDHTHCHRQWIAELIEERDGVKVENLVAPQV; encoded by the coding sequence ATGGCACGCAGGGCAAAGCGCCTCTTCACCATCGGTTATGAGCAGACGCCGCCGAAGGCGGTGCTCGACGAATTGGAAGCGGCCGGCGTCAAGCTGCTCGTGGACGTGCGCGCGGTGGCGTCGTCGCGGCGGCCGGGGTTCTCCAAGAATCAGCTCGCAGCCGGCCTCGACGAACGCGGTATTTCCTATCTGCACCTCAAGGGCCTCGGAACGCCAAAGAGCGGTCGCGAGGCGGCGCGCAGCGGCAAGTTCAGTCTGCTGCACAAGATCTATTCGGCGCATCTGAAGACGGCGCAGGCCAAGGAGCAGCTCGACGAGCTGTCGGCGCTGGTGAACAAGTCCGGTCCGGTGTGCATTCTCTGTTATGAGCGCGACCACACCCATTGCCACCGGCAATGGATCGCGGAGCTCATCGAAGAGCGCGACGGCGTGAAGGTGGAGAATCTGGTCGCGCCGCAGGTGTAG
- a CDS encoding ABC transporter ATP-binding protein, with the protein MSSVPASGSDIAINVEGLSKSFGGREVVHDLSMQVKRGSIYGFLGPNGSGKTTTIRMLCGLLTPDAGEGTCLGYDIRRDADKIKRQVGYMTQRFSLYQDLSVRENLEFVARLYGLRDARGAARDMIQRIGLNGREEQLAGELSGGWKQRLALGACTLPNPQLLLLDEPTAGVDPKARRDFWNEIHALAAEGLTVLVSTHYMDEAERCHEIAYIAYGHLLAHGTVDEVIAKSALSTWTVSGDDLNGLAAELAGKPGIDMVAPFGTSLHVSGRDKAALEATIAPYRNTSGRHWQDSEPSLEDVFIDLMTRSKDNFQ; encoded by the coding sequence ATGAGTTCTGTTCCCGCATCAGGCTCCGACATCGCCATCAACGTCGAGGGCCTGTCGAAATCGTTCGGCGGCCGCGAGGTCGTGCATGACCTTTCGATGCAGGTGAAGCGCGGCTCGATCTACGGCTTCCTTGGGCCCAACGGTTCCGGCAAGACCACGACCATCCGCATGCTATGCGGACTGCTGACGCCGGATGCCGGCGAGGGCACCTGCCTCGGCTACGACATCCGCCGCGACGCCGACAAGATCAAGCGCCAGGTCGGCTACATGACGCAGCGCTTCAGCTTGTATCAGGATCTCTCGGTGCGCGAGAACCTTGAATTCGTCGCGAGGCTCTACGGCCTGCGTGACGCGCGGGGTGCTGCGCGCGACATGATCCAGCGCATCGGCCTGAATGGCCGCGAGGAGCAGCTTGCCGGCGAGCTTTCGGGCGGCTGGAAGCAGCGGCTGGCGCTCGGCGCCTGCACGCTGCCCAATCCGCAATTGCTGCTGCTGGACGAGCCGACCGCCGGCGTCGATCCCAAGGCGCGGCGCGATTTCTGGAATGAGATCCACGCGCTCGCTGCCGAAGGGCTGACCGTGCTGGTCTCCACCCATTACATGGACGAGGCCGAGCGCTGTCACGAGATCGCCTATATCGCTTACGGCCACCTGCTGGCGCACGGCACGGTGGATGAGGTGATCGCGAAATCGGCGTTGTCGACCTGGACGGTCTCGGGCGACGATCTCAACGGCCTCGCGGCCGAGCTCGCCGGCAAGCCCGGCATCGACATGGTGGCGCCGTTCGGTACCAGCCTGCATGTCTCCGGACGCGACAAAGCCGCGCTGGAGGCGACAATCGCTCCCTATCGCAACACAAGCGGGCGGCACTGGCAGGACAGCGAGCCGTCGCTGGAAGACGTGTTCATCGATCTCATGACCCGCTCAAAGGACAATTTCCAATGA
- a CDS encoding Bug family tripartite tricarboxylate transporter substrate binding protein, with translation MNRICRSLTWMVAFLVLGVAAAHAQAGYPDRPVKIIVPIGPGGSYDLVGRQLADALSKRMGQGFVVENKPGAGTVVGTQAASQSEPDGYTLVVGGLSNMAFNSALYSKLGYDPRKDFVPVALIYKFGYVMVGRKDLPHGGLADIVAAAKANPGSISVATAGVGTGQHLVAAAFMKAAGVKFQEIPYKGSPPAFTDLLAGRIDLFFDSIAAGLPYVQSGQARGIAVLSSKRSALAPDVPTMSEAGVSGLDVDSWLGIFALAKTPPDVIARLRRDIRASLPELKERFEKSGGEVWDLPDDKLDAFVASEYESWTKLIREAGIKLD, from the coding sequence ATGAACCGAATTTGTCGCTCGCTGACATGGATGGTCGCATTCCTCGTGCTGGGCGTCGCGGCGGCGCACGCACAGGCCGGCTATCCCGACCGTCCGGTGAAAATCATCGTCCCGATCGGGCCCGGCGGTAGTTACGATCTGGTCGGGCGGCAGCTTGCAGATGCGCTGTCGAAGCGGATGGGGCAGGGCTTCGTCGTCGAGAACAAGCCGGGCGCCGGCACCGTGGTCGGTACGCAGGCGGCAAGCCAGAGCGAGCCGGATGGCTACACGCTGGTGGTCGGCGGGCTCTCCAACATGGCGTTCAATTCGGCGCTGTATTCGAAGCTCGGCTACGATCCGCGCAAGGATTTCGTGCCGGTCGCGCTGATCTACAAGTTCGGTTACGTGATGGTCGGCCGCAAGGATCTGCCGCATGGCGGGCTTGCGGACATTGTCGCCGCCGCCAAGGCCAACCCGGGCTCGATTTCGGTCGCGACCGCCGGCGTCGGCACCGGCCAGCATCTGGTGGCCGCTGCCTTCATGAAGGCGGCCGGCGTAAAATTTCAGGAGATACCCTACAAGGGATCGCCGCCGGCCTTCACCGATCTGCTCGCCGGCCGCATCGACCTGTTTTTCGATTCGATCGCCGCGGGCCTGCCTTACGTGCAGTCCGGACAGGCGAGGGGCATTGCGGTGCTGTCGTCGAAACGCAGCGCGCTGGCGCCCGACGTCCCGACAATGTCGGAAGCCGGTGTATCCGGCCTCGATGTCGATTCCTGGCTCGGAATATTCGCGCTTGCAAAAACCCCGCCGGACGTCATCGCAAGACTGCGCCGCGATATCCGCGCCTCGCTGCCCGAACTGAAGGAGCGTTTTGAGAAGAGCGGCGGGGAGGTGTGGGATCTGCCGGACGACAAGCTCGACGCCTTCGTCGCCTCTGAATACGAGAGCTGGACCAAACTGATCCGCGAGGCCGGCATCAAGCTGGACTGA
- a CDS encoding PhzF family phenazine biosynthesis protein produces the protein MQRRYITVDVFTDRAFGGNPLAVVLDAGGMSTEQMQAIATEFNYSETTFVLPPADSANDAQVRIFTVNRELPFAGHPNVGTAFVLATLAAKPPARLLFEEGAGLVPVEIVTEQGRVVSTEFTAPQPLKRMSHLDVEQAAACLSLSAGDVKTDRHPPQIISVGLSFLAVEVASREALRRARPDAAAFAKTFPCDGSDAVYFYTRDVPASERPCELQARMFHPGASGLSEDPATGSATAACAALLADLDDIKDGELRLKIGQGVDMGRPSLLLTRVRKQNGAVASIHVGGSCVQIMEGTFRLDGKG, from the coding sequence ATGCAGCGGCGTTATATCACTGTGGATGTTTTTACCGACCGCGCCTTCGGCGGCAACCCACTTGCCGTCGTGCTCGACGCCGGCGGGATGTCGACCGAACAGATGCAGGCGATCGCTACCGAGTTCAATTATTCGGAGACGACCTTCGTGCTGCCGCCGGCCGACAGCGCGAACGATGCGCAGGTGCGTATCTTCACGGTGAACCGGGAGCTGCCGTTTGCGGGCCACCCAAATGTCGGCACAGCGTTCGTGCTGGCGACGCTGGCGGCGAAGCCGCCGGCGCGGCTGCTGTTCGAGGAGGGAGCAGGCCTCGTGCCGGTCGAGATCGTGACCGAGCAGGGCAGGGTGGTCAGCACCGAATTCACCGCACCGCAGCCGCTGAAGCGGATGTCGCATCTCGATGTCGAACAGGCGGCGGCCTGCCTCTCGCTGTCGGCTGGCGACGTCAAGACCGATCGGCATCCGCCACAGATCATCTCGGTCGGGCTGTCGTTTCTGGCCGTCGAGGTCGCCTCCCGCGAGGCGCTGCGGCGGGCCAGGCCGGATGCCGCGGCGTTCGCAAAAACCTTCCCGTGCGACGGCAGCGACGCCGTCTACTTCTACACGCGCGATGTGCCGGCAAGCGAAAGGCCGTGCGAGCTGCAGGCGCGGATGTTCCATCCCGGCGCCAGCGGACTGTCCGAAGATCCTGCGACCGGAAGCGCGACGGCGGCCTGCGCGGCGCTGCTGGCCGATCTCGACGACATCAAGGACGGCGAACTGAGATTGAAGATCGGGCAGGGCGTCGACATGGGCCGGCCGAGCCTCTTGCTGACGCGCGTTCGCAAGCAGAATGGCGCGGTCGCTTCGATCCATGTCGGCGGCAGTTGCGTGCAGATCATGGAGGGAACGTTCCGGCTTGATGGGAAGGGGTAG
- a CDS encoding IS5 family transposase: MRPRERRETGQADLLRSRLDAIIDMGHPLVKLAQTIDWSFLEQRFGAVYEDKPGRPPLPTRLMAGLAILKHTYDLSDEVLCERWVENPYYQFFCGEEFFQHRLVFDRSSLTRWRQRMGEEKLQALLQESLAVASKTEAIKPADLNRVIIDTTVQPKNVMFPTDARLLNRAREILVRLAKRYGVKLRQSYARVGKFALIKHQRYAHAKQFKRANRALKKLKIYLGRIIRDIGRKLGGNADLLGGVVLERMLARARQVLEQKQRQRGPKLYSLHAPEVECIGKGKAHRPYEFGVKVSVATTLAHAKGGQFVSHVKALPGNPYDGHTLATVIPEMEALIGNTIERALLDKGYRGHNAPPDYKFRVFISGQKRRVTPQIKRQLRRRSAVEPVIGHLKSEHRMGRNYLWHREGDAINAVLAAVGYNFRRLICWLRLLLWQIIATFPGSIQPENPGFFTAD; encoded by the coding sequence ATGCGACCAAGGGAACGACGAGAGACGGGACAAGCCGATCTTCTGCGCTCGCGGCTGGACGCGATCATCGACATGGGCCACCCGCTGGTGAAGCTGGCACAGACGATCGACTGGTCGTTCCTGGAGCAGCGGTTCGGGGCGGTCTATGAGGACAAGCCGGGCCGGCCGCCATTACCGACCCGCCTGATGGCGGGACTCGCGATCCTCAAGCACACCTACGACCTCTCTGATGAGGTGTTGTGCGAGCGCTGGGTGGAGAACCCCTATTACCAGTTCTTCTGCGGCGAGGAGTTCTTCCAGCACCGGTTGGTGTTCGATCGCTCTTCGCTGACGCGCTGGCGACAGCGGATGGGCGAGGAGAAGTTGCAGGCCTTGCTGCAGGAGAGCCTTGCGGTGGCCAGCAAGACCGAGGCGATCAAACCGGCCGATCTTAATCGGGTCATCATTGATACGACGGTGCAGCCCAAGAACGTGATGTTCCCGACCGATGCCAGGCTGCTGAACCGCGCCCGCGAGATCCTGGTCCGGCTGGCGAAGCGATATGGTGTCAAGCTGCGCCAGTCCTATGCCAGGGTGGGCAAGTTCGCGCTGATCAAGCACCAGCGTTATGCCCACGCCAAGCAGTTCAAGCGCGCCAACAGAGCCTTGAAGAAGCTCAAAATCTATCTCGGCCGCATCATCCGCGACATAGGCCGCAAACTCGGCGGCAACGCCGACTTGCTCGGGGGGGTCGTGTTGGAGCGCATGCTGGCGCGGGCGCGACAAGTGCTCGAGCAGAAGCAGCGCCAGCGTGGCCCGAAGCTCTACTCGCTGCACGCGCCGGAGGTGGAATGCATCGGCAAGGGCAAGGCGCACCGGCCTTACGAGTTCGGCGTCAAGGTCTCGGTCGCCACTACGCTGGCGCACGCCAAGGGCGGGCAGTTCGTGAGCCATGTGAAGGCGCTGCCCGGCAACCCCTATGACGGCCACACACTTGCAACCGTCATCCCCGAGATGGAGGCGCTGATCGGCAACACCATCGAGCGCGCGCTCCTCGACAAGGGCTATCGCGGCCACAACGCTCCGCCCGATTACAAGTTCAGGGTGTTCATCTCAGGACAGAAGCGGCGGGTGACGCCACAGATCAAGCGCCAGCTGCGACGGCGTTCCGCCGTCGAGCCGGTCATCGGCCACCTCAAATCCGAGCACCGCATGGGCCGCAACTACCTCTGGCATCGTGAAGGCGACGCCATCAACGCCGTCCTCGCCGCCGTCGGCTATAACTTCCGCCGCCTGATCTGCTGGCTCAGGCTCTTGTTGTGGCAAATCATCGCCACCTTCCCCGGGTCAATCCAGCCTGAAAATCCAGGATTCTTCACGGCCGACTAA
- a CDS encoding adenylate/guanylate cyclase domain-containing protein — protein sequence MARFWDKRKKDQDTGVSADFQRALMQEVMTTELLRIKALIATTVLLGVILCTVYFFASEAVSRVWHGNLKPEYLYSIIVPFILFELWVHSQITRHMRQGRDLPVVRRYIGALIETSMPTIALALHINSMGSVAALGFVGPMTYFIFIILSTLRLDFWLSTFTGAVAAVQLFCMAMFYHPAVGAQAEPLYYHAARSLIILICGMLAGAVGMQLRRQFEASIKAATARDRITNLFGQHVSPQVVERLMAEGTKTDSDIRRVAVMFVDFRSFTAGARTRSPQEVVDRLDGAFAILVDILDRHGGIVNKFLGDGFLALFGAPLEAPDPAHRAVAAAREMLDANARVNEATSWPLRIGIGIHIGEVVAGSIGSPRRKEYTVIGDTVNFASRLEALNKDFNSQFLISEAVRDALGEACGDAVSLGEVDVRGYERPMAVWRLG from the coding sequence ATGGCTAGGTTCTGGGACAAGAGGAAAAAAGACCAAGACACGGGAGTATCGGCTGACTTCCAGCGCGCGCTGATGCAGGAAGTGATGACGACCGAGCTGTTGCGGATCAAGGCGCTGATCGCAACCACGGTGCTTCTCGGCGTCATCCTCTGCACCGTCTACTTCTTCGCTTCCGAGGCGGTGAGTCGCGTCTGGCACGGCAATCTGAAGCCGGAATACCTCTATTCGATCATCGTGCCGTTCATCCTGTTCGAATTGTGGGTGCATAGCCAGATCACCCGCCACATGCGGCAGGGCCGCGACCTGCCGGTGGTCCGGCGCTATATCGGCGCGCTGATCGAGACCTCGATGCCGACGATCGCGCTGGCGCTGCACATCAACAGCATGGGGTCGGTGGCCGCGCTCGGTTTCGTCGGGCCGATGACCTATTTCATCTTCATCATCCTCTCCACGCTGCGGCTGGATTTCTGGCTCTCCACCTTCACCGGCGCAGTCGCCGCCGTTCAGCTGTTTTGCATGGCGATGTTCTATCATCCGGCTGTCGGCGCCCAGGCCGAACCCCTCTATTATCACGCCGCGCGCAGCCTCATTATTCTGATCTGCGGCATGCTCGCGGGCGCGGTCGGAATGCAGTTGCGGCGGCAGTTCGAAGCCAGCATCAAGGCGGCGACCGCGCGCGACCGCATCACTAACCTGTTCGGCCAGCACGTCTCGCCGCAGGTGGTCGAGCGGCTGATGGCCGAGGGCACGAAAACCGACAGCGACATCCGCCGCGTCGCCGTCATGTTCGTTGATTTCCGCAGCTTCACGGCCGGCGCGCGGACGCGCTCGCCGCAGGAAGTCGTGGACCGGCTCGATGGCGCCTTTGCAATCCTGGTCGATATTCTCGATCGTCATGGCGGCATCGTGAACAAGTTTCTGGGCGATGGATTCCTGGCCTTGTTCGGCGCGCCGCTGGAAGCGCCAGACCCGGCGCACCGGGCGGTCGCCGCGGCGCGCGAAATGCTGGACGCCAATGCGCGGGTCAATGAGGCGACGAGCTGGCCGCTGCGCATCGGCATCGGCATTCACATCGGCGAAGTGGTCGCGGGCAGTATCGGCTCGCCACGGCGCAAGGAATACACCGTGATCGGCGACACCGTGAACTTCGCCTCGCGGCTCGAGGCGCTCAACAAGGACTTCAATTCGCAATTCCTGATCTCGGAAGCGGTTCGCGACGCGCTCGGCGAAGCGTGCGGCGATGCCGTCTCGCTCGGCGAGGTCGACGTCAGGGGCTACGAGCGGCCGATGGCCGTATGGCGGTTGGGATAA
- a CDS encoding ABC transporter permease, whose product MSATEITNQNRDIPEPAFGFRRRSYAMLVKEFIQLRRDRVSFAMIVMIPVMQLLLFGYAINTTPRHLPTAVLIQEDSDLARSVLKAMENTSYFRFTREVHSVDEFDDLLQSGKVLFGVEIPRGFERAVRRGDKPALLVAADATDPVASGTALGSLGVLVQTALAHDLHIGDPPAMPFEIRAHARYNPAAESRLNIVPGLVGTILTMTMLIFTALSVTREIERGTMESLLSMPIRPVEVMFGKIIPYVIVGFIQATLIVSIGVLLFGVPILGSVTLLAVLTTLFITTNLSIGYTFSTIVQNQLQAMQMSMMFFLPSILLSGFMFPFAGMPVWAQYLGEGLPLTHYIRIVRAIMLKGAAPSNLQYDTIALIALMLVAMTIAVTRFRRTLD is encoded by the coding sequence ATGAGTGCAACCGAGATAACCAATCAGAATCGCGACATCCCGGAGCCGGCCTTCGGCTTCCGGCGCCGCAGCTATGCCATGCTGGTCAAGGAATTCATCCAGCTCCGCCGCGACCGCGTCTCGTTCGCGATGATCGTGATGATCCCGGTGATGCAGTTGCTGCTGTTCGGTTACGCCATCAACACCACGCCGCGCCATCTGCCGACGGCGGTGTTGATCCAGGAGGACAGCGATCTGGCGCGCTCGGTGCTGAAGGCGATGGAGAATACCAGCTACTTCCGCTTCACCCGCGAAGTGCACAGCGTCGACGAATTCGACGATTTGCTGCAGTCCGGCAAGGTACTGTTCGGCGTGGAGATTCCGCGCGGCTTCGAGCGTGCGGTGCGGCGCGGCGACAAGCCCGCGCTGCTGGTTGCGGCTGACGCGACCGATCCGGTCGCGTCAGGCACGGCGCTCGGATCGCTCGGCGTGCTCGTGCAGACCGCGCTCGCGCACGACCTCCATATCGGCGATCCGCCCGCGATGCCGTTCGAGATCAGGGCGCATGCCCGCTACAACCCCGCCGCGGAATCGCGCCTCAATATCGTGCCGGGCCTCGTCGGCACCATCCTGACCATGACCATGCTTATCTTCACCGCGCTGTCGGTGACGCGCGAAATCGAACGCGGCACCATGGAGAGCCTGCTGTCAATGCCGATCAGGCCGGTGGAGGTGATGTTCGGCAAGATCATTCCCTATGTGATCGTCGGCTTCATCCAGGCCACGCTGATCGTCAGCATCGGGGTTTTGTTGTTCGGGGTGCCGATCCTCGGCAGCGTGACGCTGCTGGCTGTTCTGACGACGCTGTTCATCACCACCAATCTGTCGATCGGCTACACCTTCTCCACCATCGTGCAGAACCAGTTGCAGGCGATGCAGATGTCGATGATGTTCTTTCTGCCCAGCATTCTATTGTCCGGATTCATGTTTCCGTTCGCGGGCATGCCGGTCTGGGCGCAGTATCTCGGTGAAGGGCTGCCGCTGACCCATTACATCCGCATCGTCCGCGCCATCATGCTGAAGGGCGCGGCGCCCTCCAACCTGCAATACGATACGATTGCACTCATTGCACTGATGCTGGTGGCGATGACGATCGCCGTGACACGCTTCCGTCGCACACTCGATTGA
- a CDS encoding Crp/Fnr family transcriptional regulator, translating to MTDGGTQRNGPPYLFSGLTETEIAHVLGSGKRRVLYRGAQLFSQGSPQDGIFLIESGRIKVFYTAPSGREITLAYWHSGNFVGGPEVFKQGLHIWSGVAAVNSTVLHLPGDVLRRMVMTIPALAIGIIEGLSFKGQCYSALAQMLGTRSPTERLAQLLLHLMNLYGVEERDGVLIAASFTHADLAHMTGVTRQSVTISLKRFTELGILAAHGSNLVIKNADMLSEIRDGKLAKTAASDEV from the coding sequence ATGACCGATGGCGGAACGCAGCGCAACGGGCCGCCGTATTTGTTCAGCGGACTGACGGAAACTGAAATCGCGCACGTGCTGGGCTCCGGAAAGCGCCGGGTGCTCTATCGCGGCGCGCAACTCTTCAGTCAGGGCAGTCCGCAAGACGGCATCTTCCTGATCGAGAGCGGGCGCATCAAGGTGTTCTATACCGCGCCCTCGGGCCGCGAGATCACGCTGGCCTACTGGCACTCTGGCAATTTCGTCGGCGGCCCGGAAGTCTTCAAGCAGGGTCTGCACATCTGGTCGGGGGTTGCCGCCGTCAACAGCACGGTGCTGCATTTGCCGGGCGATGTTTTGCGGCGGATGGTGATGACGATTCCGGCGCTCGCCATCGGAATCATCGAGGGCCTCTCCTTCAAGGGCCAATGCTATTCCGCGCTGGCCCAGATGCTCGGCACCCGCTCGCCGACTGAACGGCTGGCGCAACTGCTGCTGCATCTGATGAATCTTTACGGCGTGGAAGAGCGCGATGGGGTGTTGATCGCTGCGTCATTCACCCACGCCGACCTTGCGCATATGACGGGTGTGACGCGCCAGTCCGTCACCATCAGCCTCAAGCGGTTCACCGAGCTTGGCATCCTCGCCGCGCATGGCTCCAACCTCGTCATCAAGAACGCCGACATGCTGAGCGAAATTCGCGACGGCAAGCTCGCCAAGACCGCCGCCTCGGACGAGGTTTGA
- a CDS encoding TetR/AcrR family transcriptional regulator: MANETTKNTRKSASKPANRRAGETAPAAPAPLKPASNRAERAAERREAIIEAAMDEFIARGFAATRLDDVAKRAGVAKGTIYLHFKDKEALFEDLIRTAIVPLVNQLGAGPPPVGASVRDMIEGFARTFIQEVTTTRRGDIVRLIVAEGPRFPEIADFYYREVVSKGLAGMRAAISLGIARGEIQHKDLAQFPQILIAPAMIAVIWQSLFSKHAPLDAIEMFRVHLDLIFGERRTT, encoded by the coding sequence ATGGCAAACGAAACCACCAAAAATACCCGGAAATCCGCCTCGAAACCCGCCAATCGCCGGGCCGGGGAGACGGCACCGGCCGCTCCGGCGCCGCTCAAGCCTGCCTCCAACCGCGCCGAACGCGCGGCCGAGCGGCGCGAGGCGATCATCGAGGCGGCGATGGATGAGTTCATTGCCCGCGGGTTTGCCGCGACGCGGCTCGATGATGTCGCCAAGCGCGCCGGCGTCGCCAAGGGCACGATCTATCTGCACTTCAAGGACAAGGAAGCGCTGTTCGAGGACCTGATACGAACCGCCATCGTGCCGTTGGTGAACCAGCTTGGCGCGGGCCCGCCACCTGTCGGCGCGTCGGTTCGCGACATGATCGAGGGCTTTGCCCGCACTTTTATTCAAGAGGTGACGACGACGCGGCGGGGCGACATCGTGCGCCTGATCGTCGCCGAGGGACCGCGTTTTCCCGAAATTGCCGACTTCTACTACCGCGAGGTGGTCTCAAAGGGTCTTGCCGGGATGCGGGCTGCAATCTCGCTGGGCATCGCCCGTGGTGAGATCCAGCACAAGGACCTCGCGCAGTTTCCGCAGATCCTGATCGCGCCCGCGATGATCGCCGTGATCTGGCAGAGCCTTTTCAGCAAACACGCGCCACTGGATGCGATCGAAATGTTTCGGGTGCATCTCGATCTGATTTTTGGCGAACGGAGGACGACATGA
- a CDS encoding DUF72 domain-containing protein, with amino-acid sequence MSKPSKSTAKNSGNIYIGIGGWTFEPWRGVFYPEKLAQAKELSYAASKLTSIEINGTYYGSQKPESFRKWAREVPDGFVFSLKGPRFATNRRVLAEAGDSVKRFYDSGVAELGDRLGPVLWQFAPTKKFDEADFGKFLELLPRKLEGRALRHVVEVRHDSFRVPDFIALLRKFEIPVVFAEHGKYPAIADVVGDFVYARLQKGNDELKTCYPPKQLDAWAKRFQAWADGGEPDDLPRVDKATPAKAPRDVFAYVIHEGKVRAPAGAMELIERVK; translated from the coding sequence GTGAGCAAGCCTTCGAAATCGACCGCGAAAAACAGCGGTAACATCTATATCGGCATCGGCGGCTGGACCTTCGAGCCGTGGCGCGGCGTGTTTTATCCCGAAAAGCTCGCGCAGGCGAAAGAGCTGTCCTACGCCGCCTCGAAACTGACCTCGATCGAGATCAACGGCACCTATTACGGCTCGCAGAAGCCGGAGAGTTTTCGCAAATGGGCACGCGAGGTGCCCGACGGGTTCGTGTTCTCGTTGAAGGGACCGCGCTTCGCTACCAACCGTCGTGTGCTGGCGGAAGCCGGCGATTCCGTAAAACGATTCTACGATTCCGGCGTGGCAGAACTCGGCGACCGACTTGGTCCGGTGCTCTGGCAGTTCGCGCCGACCAAAAAATTCGACGAGGCCGATTTCGGCAAGTTTCTCGAGTTGTTGCCGCGCAAACTCGAAGGGCGCGCGCTACGGCACGTGGTCGAGGTGCGGCATGACAGTTTCCGCGTGCCTGACTTCATCGCATTGCTGCGCAAGTTCGAGATACCCGTCGTGTTCGCCGAGCACGGCAAATATCCGGCGATCGCCGACGTAGTCGGTGATTTTGTCTATGCGCGGCTGCAGAAGGGCAATGACGAGTTGAAGACCTGCTATCCGCCGAAGCAGCTCGACGCCTGGGCCAAGCGCTTTCAGGCCTGGGCCGATGGCGGCGAGCCCGACGATCTGCCGCGTGTCGACAAGGCCACGCCCGCGAAGGCGCCGCGCGACGTGTTCGCTTACGTCATCCACGAGGGCAAGGTGCGCGCACCGGCCGGCGCGATGGAATTGATCGAGCGTGTGAAGTAG